A single genomic interval of Microbacterium hydrocarbonoxydans harbors:
- the murJ gene encoding murein biosynthesis integral membrane protein MurJ codes for MSSLGRASALIGAGTLISRVTGLLRTIVLVGVIGSVGAGAADAFAIANQLPNNVFSLISVGVLTAVIIPQIVKATADADGGNAFISKLFTLGTVVLVVITGLATIASPWLVWLYAGKDGSAEFLALATAFAYWCMPQILFYGLYALLGEALNARRIFGPFTWAPVVNNLVSIVGFLIIGALFGGPLTRVADWTPGMIAALGGTATLGILIQAGILLIFWRRTGLALRPDFRWRGVGLGNVGRLAGWTFLMALASLLAGLVQTQILTQASAIGASVATFQYAWLIFMLPYSVIVLSIGTPYFTQISEHAAAGRDKEVRADIAQSIRTLLFFIAVAVAAVAAAAIPASRVFTNQASHAVDAALVLVCFLVCLVPLTILFIVQRTFYAYGDTRTPFWFTLFQSGLVVLSALVAQWLLAADVIAVTSLAATIALGQSIASTIQTVVAVWLLHRKIGGLQIGTWMRAILRFAIAAVPAGVAGWGVFLLLGGPDGWTTADKIQGALGTCIIGLAVVVVYIGILALLRAPELKTAGAMLRRFLPGR; via the coding sequence ATGAGTAGTCTCGGGCGCGCCAGCGCGCTGATCGGAGCGGGGACTCTCATCTCCCGCGTGACGGGGCTGCTGCGCACCATCGTGCTCGTCGGCGTGATCGGCTCCGTCGGTGCAGGAGCGGCAGACGCGTTCGCGATCGCCAACCAGCTGCCGAACAACGTCTTCTCGCTGATCTCCGTGGGCGTGCTGACCGCCGTGATCATCCCGCAGATCGTCAAGGCCACGGCCGATGCCGACGGCGGCAACGCGTTCATCTCGAAGCTGTTCACGCTCGGCACCGTCGTGCTGGTCGTGATCACCGGCCTCGCGACCATCGCGTCGCCCTGGCTCGTCTGGTTGTACGCGGGCAAGGACGGCTCCGCGGAGTTCCTCGCCCTCGCGACCGCCTTCGCCTACTGGTGCATGCCGCAGATCCTGTTCTACGGGCTCTACGCGCTCCTCGGCGAGGCGCTGAACGCCCGCCGCATCTTCGGCCCCTTCACGTGGGCGCCCGTCGTCAACAACCTCGTGTCGATCGTCGGCTTCCTCATCATCGGAGCCCTGTTCGGCGGGCCGCTCACCCGGGTGGCCGACTGGACGCCGGGGATGATCGCCGCGCTCGGCGGCACGGCCACCCTCGGCATCCTCATCCAGGCGGGCATCCTCCTGATCTTCTGGCGGCGCACGGGTCTCGCCCTGCGCCCGGACTTCCGCTGGCGCGGCGTGGGTCTGGGCAATGTGGGGCGCCTCGCCGGATGGACCTTCCTCATGGCGCTCGCGAGCCTGCTCGCCGGCCTCGTCCAGACGCAGATCCTCACCCAGGCGTCAGCGATCGGCGCCTCGGTGGCGACCTTCCAGTACGCGTGGCTGATCTTCATGCTCCCCTACTCGGTCATCGTGCTGTCGATCGGCACCCCCTACTTCACGCAGATCAGCGAGCACGCGGCCGCCGGGCGCGACAAGGAGGTCCGCGCGGACATCGCGCAGAGCATCCGCACCCTCCTGTTCTTCATCGCAGTCGCCGTGGCCGCGGTCGCCGCTGCGGCGATCCCCGCCTCGCGGGTGTTCACGAATCAGGCGTCGCATGCCGTCGACGCCGCCCTGGTGCTCGTCTGCTTCCTGGTGTGCCTGGTGCCGCTGACGATCCTCTTCATCGTGCAGCGCACCTTCTACGCCTACGGCGACACCCGCACACCCTTCTGGTTCACGTTGTTCCAGAGCGGTCTCGTCGTGCTCAGCGCTCTCGTCGCCCAGTGGCTGCTCGCCGCCGACGTGATCGCTGTCACCTCCCTCGCGGCCACGATCGCGCTCGGACAGTCGATCGCCAGCACCATCCAGACCGTCGTCGCCGTCTGGCTGCTGCACCGAAAGATCGGCGGGCTGCAGATCGGGACCTGGATGCGCGCGATCCTCCGCTTCGCCATCGCCGCCGTCCCTGCGGGAGTGGCAGGGTGGGGCGTCTTCCTGCTCCTCGGCGGACCCGACGGGTGGACCACCGCCGACAAGATCCAGGGAGCCCTCGGCACCTGCATCATCGGCCTCGCGGTGGTGGTCGTCTACATCGGCATCCTGGCCCTGCTGCGGGCTCCCGAGCTGAAGACCGCCGGCGCCATGCTGCGTCGGTTCCTGCCCGGTCGCTGA
- a CDS encoding DUF6049 family protein: MTATTPENGLRPRFRRLARGTVVSAIALALCGLGAGSASAASDSTTDESPATELVLTAGVRGTVTPGSATTASLTVINDDTSALSAGRVTVELNRTPLPDETAVASWLDDSEAAGGFTALGSDATAPVDPESSVTSSLFIPADTLTGLAPGVYPIRATLTGAATDAQEDADAVTSTSVLVVSAAAKPSVAVLVPITATPADGALLTAEELNVLTADDGRLTAVLEGVSGTSAVLAIDPAIPAAINALGSTASESTQEWLRQLEALPNERFALQFGDADATTQAQAGLPALLQPTTLAPFVNPAGFTNPAPETPDPTPTPTDAPQPTPEPTDGPVLPDDSELITVDGATPGLLWPRSDVSAADLATFATYVGDDAVTTVLSSSALSGATGARGAVGAQNVLVVDEPASDALSKAANEPDAAIRQRWLAEASAHLALSAQAHPSVPRLIGLDRDETRTAEALSEAISAVDSLGFGLSGVLAAPAAPVTLSVEPDSTRGTALQRMLDSEVVLGEFASILDDRQLLLSPKRIQIMRATAVGLGEKGFDEAVAAVNTATIDTLNAVDIPPASTIQLLSANADLPFSVRNDLPWPVNIRLSVHPSDPRLDVQAITPWTIQPDSTTRVKVPVSARVGSGEVSLRLELSSPTGVEISQPETVRVSVRAEWETIGLALLGTLIVLLIGLGIIRTVRRRRREAAETADTDQSKDRDADADAGAESVAIEESNE; this comes from the coding sequence ATGACCGCGACCACCCCCGAGAACGGCCTCCGCCCGCGCTTCCGGCGCCTGGCACGCGGAACCGTCGTCTCGGCGATCGCTCTCGCGCTGTGCGGTCTGGGTGCGGGCAGCGCCTCCGCCGCGAGCGACTCCACGACCGATGAGTCGCCGGCCACCGAGCTCGTCCTGACCGCCGGCGTCCGCGGGACGGTCACTCCCGGCAGCGCCACGACGGCATCCCTCACCGTGATCAATGACGACACCTCCGCGCTGTCCGCGGGCCGTGTGACGGTCGAGTTGAACCGCACGCCGCTCCCCGACGAGACCGCGGTCGCCTCCTGGCTCGACGACTCCGAGGCCGCAGGCGGCTTCACCGCTCTCGGATCGGACGCGACGGCGCCGGTCGACCCCGAGAGCTCGGTGACGTCGAGCCTCTTCATCCCCGCCGATACCCTCACGGGCCTGGCGCCCGGCGTGTATCCGATCAGGGCCACTCTCACGGGAGCCGCGACCGACGCGCAGGAGGATGCCGATGCCGTGACGTCGACGTCCGTGCTGGTCGTCAGCGCAGCAGCGAAGCCCTCGGTCGCGGTGCTGGTGCCGATCACCGCGACACCTGCAGACGGCGCCCTGCTCACCGCGGAGGAGCTCAACGTCCTGACCGCGGATGATGGCCGACTCACCGCCGTCCTCGAGGGCGTGAGCGGGACCTCTGCGGTACTCGCCATCGACCCCGCGATCCCGGCAGCCATCAACGCTCTCGGCTCCACGGCGTCGGAGAGCACACAGGAGTGGCTACGTCAGCTCGAGGCCCTCCCGAACGAGCGCTTCGCCCTGCAGTTCGGTGACGCGGACGCGACGACCCAGGCGCAGGCCGGCCTCCCTGCGCTGCTGCAGCCCACCACGCTCGCGCCCTTCGTGAATCCGGCGGGGTTCACGAACCCGGCGCCGGAGACCCCCGATCCGACGCCCACCCCGACCGATGCGCCGCAGCCCACGCCTGAGCCCACCGACGGTCCCGTGCTGCCGGACGACTCCGAGCTCATCACGGTCGACGGTGCGACGCCCGGGCTGCTCTGGCCGCGCAGCGATGTCTCGGCCGCCGATCTCGCGACGTTCGCCACGTACGTCGGCGACGACGCCGTGACGACGGTCCTGTCGTCCTCGGCGCTCAGCGGTGCGACGGGCGCGCGCGGTGCCGTCGGCGCGCAGAACGTGCTGGTCGTCGACGAACCCGCATCGGACGCCCTGTCCAAAGCTGCAAACGAGCCCGACGCGGCGATCCGCCAGCGCTGGCTCGCCGAGGCCAGCGCGCACCTCGCGCTCTCCGCGCAGGCGCACCCGTCGGTCCCCCGGCTCATCGGCCTGGATCGGGACGAGACGCGAACGGCCGAGGCGCTCAGCGAGGCCATCTCGGCCGTGGACTCGCTCGGATTCGGTCTGAGCGGCGTGCTGGCCGCCCCTGCAGCGCCGGTCACGCTCTCCGTCGAACCGGACAGCACCCGGGGAACTGCTCTGCAGCGGATGCTGGACAGCGAGGTCGTTCTCGGTGAGTTCGCGTCGATCCTCGACGACCGACAGCTGCTGCTGAGCCCGAAGCGCATCCAGATCATGCGGGCCACCGCGGTCGGCCTCGGCGAGAAGGGCTTCGACGAGGCCGTGGCCGCAGTGAACACCGCGACGATCGACACGTTGAACGCCGTCGACATCCCTCCGGCGAGCACCATCCAGCTTTTGTCCGCGAACGCCGACCTGCCGTTCTCGGTCCGCAACGACCTGCCCTGGCCCGTGAACATCCGGCTCTCCGTGCATCCCAGCGACCCGCGACTCGACGTGCAGGCGATCACGCCGTGGACGATCCAGCCCGACAGCACCACCCGGGTCAAGGTGCCCGTGTCCGCGCGCGTCGGGAGCGGTGAGGTGTCCCTGCGGCTCGAGCTGTCGAGCCCGACCGGAGTGGAGATCAGCCAGCCCGAGACGGTGCGCGTCTCCGTGCGGGCCGAGTGGGAGACCATCGGCCTCGCCCTGCTGGGCACGCTGATCGTGCTCCTCATCGGCCTCGGCATCATCCGCACCGTCCGTCGGCGTCGTCGTGAGGCCGCTGAGACGGCGGACACCGATCAGAGCAAGGACCGGGACGCGGATGCCGACGCCGGCGCCGAATCCGTCGCCATCGAGGAGTCGAATGAGTAG
- a CDS encoding DUF7059 domain-containing protein produces MTAVSDTRFPLPDPRRSAALAADLDTADLRSEALRRLWGEEADDALARGMREPILRAIAGDDGPLATLGRLLVLGMPQPLTAVAAALPRLGAEGLVDLGLARTEGDAVVPTALLRPQSFVDADGIGEWWIASDLDEVALDGALPADHVLGVGGASRTLAEIVMPVEVDRALDLGTGCGIQALLVARHAGTVVATDISARALAYAELNAQLNGVSNIEFRLGSMFEPVLGEAFDLIVSNPPFVITPRVEGVPEYEYRDGGLIGDALVEQFIRTAPDFLTPGGSAQLLGNWESRGAQVALTGRAGLDRLSSWVPGDLDLWVIQREELSPLGYAELWIRDGGTTPRDAAFTPLLTAWLDDFAARGVTAVGFGYVLVRRPVAAGAGPALRRLERLPQQVSNVGAALRDGLAADDLLTAGLPTTLLTAPDVTEARHLLPGNDDPSIIELRQGGGFARTIAVDPALAAFVGACDGELTVMQIAAALADLFEVPLVDLWADLEPRIRQLVLDGLLLAGD; encoded by the coding sequence GTGACGGCCGTGTCAGACACCCGGTTCCCCCTCCCCGATCCCCGGCGCAGCGCCGCGCTCGCCGCAGATCTCGACACCGCCGACCTCCGCTCCGAGGCCCTGCGGCGCCTGTGGGGGGAGGAGGCCGACGACGCGTTGGCCCGGGGGATGCGGGAGCCGATCCTTCGCGCGATCGCCGGTGACGACGGCCCCCTTGCGACTCTCGGACGACTCCTCGTGCTCGGGATGCCGCAGCCGCTGACCGCTGTGGCTGCCGCGCTGCCCCGCCTCGGGGCCGAGGGACTCGTCGATCTCGGACTGGCCAGGACGGAGGGGGATGCCGTCGTCCCGACCGCCCTGCTTCGACCGCAGTCGTTCGTCGACGCAGACGGGATCGGGGAATGGTGGATCGCCAGCGATCTCGACGAGGTCGCCCTGGACGGAGCGCTTCCCGCCGACCACGTGCTCGGCGTCGGCGGTGCGTCTCGCACTCTCGCCGAGATCGTCATGCCGGTGGAGGTCGACCGCGCCCTCGACCTCGGCACCGGCTGCGGCATCCAGGCTCTCCTCGTCGCCCGTCACGCCGGCACTGTCGTCGCGACCGACATCTCTGCCAGAGCACTGGCGTACGCCGAGCTCAACGCGCAGTTGAACGGGGTGTCGAACATCGAGTTCCGCCTGGGCAGCATGTTCGAGCCGGTCTTGGGCGAGGCGTTCGATCTGATCGTGTCGAACCCGCCGTTCGTGATCACACCGCGTGTCGAGGGAGTGCCGGAGTACGAGTACCGCGACGGCGGCCTGATCGGCGATGCCCTGGTGGAGCAGTTCATCCGTACCGCTCCCGACTTCCTCACACCGGGCGGGTCCGCGCAGCTGCTCGGCAACTGGGAGTCCCGCGGAGCCCAGGTGGCGCTGACCGGGCGGGCGGGTCTGGACCGGCTCTCGTCCTGGGTGCCGGGCGACCTCGACCTGTGGGTCATCCAGCGTGAGGAGCTCTCGCCGCTCGGCTACGCCGAGCTCTGGATCCGAGACGGAGGGACCACCCCGCGCGACGCTGCGTTCACGCCGCTGCTCACGGCCTGGCTCGACGACTTCGCCGCACGCGGTGTGACCGCTGTCGGCTTCGGATACGTCCTGGTGCGGCGCCCCGTGGCAGCCGGTGCGGGTCCTGCCCTTCGCCGTCTCGAGCGGCTCCCGCAGCAGGTGTCGAATGTGGGTGCCGCGCTGCGTGACGGCCTCGCGGCGGACGATCTGCTGACAGCAGGGCTGCCCACGACTCTGCTCACGGCACCCGATGTCACCGAGGCGCGCCATCTGCTCCCCGGCAACGACGACCCGAGCATCATCGAGCTCCGTCAGGGCGGCGGTTTTGCCCGGACGATCGCCGTCGACCCTGCGCTCGCCGCATTCGTCGGCGCCTGCGACGGCGAGCTCACCGTCATGCAGATCGCTGCCGCACTGGCCGACCTGTTCGAGGTGCCGCTGGTCGATCTGTGGGCCGACCTCGAGCCGCGCATCCGCCAGCTGGTGCTCGACGGCCTCCTGCTGGCCGGGGACTGA
- a CDS encoding LLM class flavin-dependent oxidoreductase produces MKAFGFLSFGHYADVPGSATRTAGDMLKQTIEIAEGADEIGVNGASVRVHHWARQAASPMPLLSAMAARTKRIEVGTGVIDMRYENPFQFAEEAAALDLIADGRIALGVSRGSPETALRGYETFGFHDEEDPERGSVIAREKFDLFLRAIDGEGLAPGDPRMVGAGRYLAIEPQSPTLRDHIWWGSGSRATAEETGRKGLNMMSSTLLTEATGVPFHQLQREQIELFRAAYKEAGHTGTPRVSVSRSVFPLVSDMDRAYFGLRSEENADQIGIIDGFRSTFGKTYAAEPDVLIRQLLADEAVMAADTLLLTIPNQLGPEYNLHVLEAFATHVAPALGWKPNTEGPVQGDPV; encoded by the coding sequence ATGAAGGCTTTCGGATTCCTCTCGTTCGGGCACTACGCCGATGTGCCGGGTTCAGCGACCCGCACGGCCGGCGACATGCTGAAGCAGACCATCGAGATCGCCGAAGGCGCTGACGAGATCGGCGTGAACGGTGCCTCGGTTCGCGTGCACCACTGGGCGCGGCAGGCCGCATCGCCCATGCCGCTGCTCTCGGCCATGGCCGCGCGCACGAAGCGCATCGAGGTCGGCACCGGTGTGATCGACATGCGGTACGAGAACCCCTTCCAGTTCGCCGAGGAGGCGGCTGCCCTCGATCTGATCGCGGACGGACGCATCGCGCTCGGCGTGAGCCGTGGCTCACCCGAGACGGCTCTGCGCGGATACGAGACGTTCGGCTTCCACGACGAGGAGGACCCCGAGCGGGGCAGCGTGATCGCGCGGGAGAAGTTCGACCTCTTCCTGCGCGCGATCGACGGCGAAGGCCTCGCCCCCGGCGATCCGCGGATGGTCGGAGCCGGTCGCTACCTCGCGATCGAGCCGCAGTCGCCCACCCTTCGCGACCACATCTGGTGGGGATCCGGATCCCGCGCGACGGCCGAGGAGACCGGACGCAAGGGGCTCAACATGATGAGCTCGACGCTGCTGACCGAGGCGACGGGCGTGCCCTTCCATCAGCTGCAGCGAGAGCAGATCGAGCTCTTCCGCGCCGCCTACAAGGAGGCCGGCCACACCGGGACGCCTCGTGTCTCGGTGAGCCGCAGCGTCTTCCCGCTCGTCTCCGACATGGACAGGGCGTACTTCGGTCTGCGCAGCGAGGAGAACGCGGATCAGATCGGCATCATCGACGGCTTCCGCTCGACCTTCGGCAAGACCTACGCCGCAGAGCCCGACGTGCTGATCCGACAGCTGCTCGCCGATGAGGCCGTGATGGCGGCGGACACCCTGCTGCTGACGATCCCGAACCAGCTCGGACCCGAGTACAACCTCCACGTGCTCGAGGC